One stretch of Shewanella sp. Arc9-LZ DNA includes these proteins:
- the carA gene encoding glutamine-hydrolyzing carbamoyl-phosphate synthase small subunit, translating into MEVALTQSALLVLEDGSVFSGTAIGATGISVGEVVFNTSMTGYQEILTDPSYSRQIVTLTYPHIGNTGTNDEDTESDSVHACGLIIRDLPLMASNFRNQQSLSDYLKANNVVGIADIDTRKLTRILREKGAQAGCIMVGDLDEAKALAAAKAFPGLKGMDLAKEVTTDKAYTWRNGSWKLVGGLPSETPAAELKYKIVAYDYGVKRNILRMLVDRGCDVTVVPAQTSAADVLAMNPDGVFLSNGPGDPEPCDYAITAIQQILTTDIPVFGICLGHQLLALASGAKTLKMKFGHHGANHPVSNVENGRVMITSQNHGFAADETTLPANIKVTHKSLFDGSLQGIHLTDKPAFSFQGHPEASPGPTDAAPLFDHFIELIEQYRQHAK; encoded by the coding sequence CTGGAGGTCGCGTTGACACAGTCTGCCTTACTCGTACTCGAAGATGGATCAGTATTCTCTGGCACCGCAATTGGTGCTACCGGTATCTCTGTTGGTGAAGTGGTATTTAATACTTCAATGACAGGTTATCAAGAGATCCTTACAGATCCTTCATATTCACGCCAAATAGTAACATTAACCTATCCTCACATCGGTAACACAGGTACTAATGATGAAGACACAGAATCGGATTCGGTTCATGCATGTGGCTTAATTATTCGTGACTTACCGCTTATGGCGAGTAATTTCCGCAACCAACAATCATTAAGCGATTATTTAAAAGCGAATAATGTGGTTGGTATTGCTGATATTGATACCCGCAAACTAACTCGAATTTTGCGTGAAAAAGGCGCCCAAGCCGGTTGTATTATGGTCGGCGACCTAGATGAAGCGAAAGCTCTGGCAGCTGCGAAAGCGTTCCCAGGTCTAAAAGGCATGGATTTAGCCAAAGAAGTGACCACCGATAAAGCTTATACATGGCGTAACGGTAGCTGGAAATTAGTCGGTGGTTTACCGTCTGAAACACCAGCAGCGGAACTCAAATATAAAATTGTCGCGTACGATTACGGTGTGAAACGTAATATTTTACGTATGTTGGTTGACCGTGGTTGTGATGTGACGGTAGTGCCTGCTCAAACATCTGCTGCAGATGTCCTTGCCATGAACCCTGATGGGGTCTTCCTATCAAATGGTCCTGGCGACCCTGAGCCATGTGATTATGCTATTACTGCTATCCAGCAAATATTAACAACTGATATTCCAGTGTTTGGTATTTGTTTAGGCCACCAGTTACTTGCATTAGCCTCTGGTGCGAAAACCTTAAAAATGAAGTTTGGTCACCATGGTGCAAACCATCCAGTGAGCAATGTTGAAAATGGTCGCGTGATGATCACCAGTCAAAACCACGGTTTTGCTGCTGATGAAACCACATTGCCAGCAAACATCAAGGTGACGCATAAGTCGTTATTTGATGGTTCGTTACAAGGTATTCACCTAACGGATAAGCCAGCATTTAGCTTCCAGGGACACCCTGAAGCGAGTCCTGGGCCAACCGATGCCGCACCGCTGTTCGATCATTTCATCGAGCTAATTGAACAATACCGTCAGCACGCCAAGTAG